The Cervus canadensis isolate Bull #8, Minnesota chromosome X, ASM1932006v1, whole genome shotgun sequence genome contains a region encoding:
- the DYNLT3 gene encoding dynein light chain Tctex-type 3, whose product MEEYHRPCDEVGFNADEAHNIVKECIDGVLGGEDYNQNNINQWTASIVEQSLAHLVKLGKAYKYIVTCAVVQRSPYGFHTASSCFWDTTSDGTCTVRWENRTMNCIVNVFAIAIVL is encoded by the exons ATGGAGGAGTACCATCGCCCCTGCGACGAG GTTGGCTTCAATGCTGATGAAGCCCACAATATCGTTAAAGAG TGTATAGATGGGGTCTTGGGAGGTGAAGACTATAATCAGAACAATATCAACCAATGGACTGCAAGCATAGTGGAACAATCCTTAGCACATCTGGTTAAGTTGGGAAAAGCTTATAAGTATATTG TGACCTGCGCAGTGGTCCAGAGGAGTCCATATGGCTTTCACACAGCCAGCTCATGTTTTTGGGACACCACATCTGATG GAACCTGCACTGTAAGATGGGAGAACCGAACCATGAACTGTATCGTCAACGTTTTTGCCATTGCTATTGTCCTGTAG